The Solanum lycopersicum chromosome 2, SLM_r2.1 DNA window ACCATCAGGTCTGATAATGGTTTAGAATTCTCAAGTTCTGAAGCAACATGTTTTTTCCAAGAGAAAGGTATAATACATCAGAAAACTTGTCCttatacaccacaacaaaatggagtagtggaaAGGAAACACAAATACCTTCTTGAGACAGCAAGGGCACTATTATTTCAATCGAAAATGCCTATGAGATATTGGGGAGAATGTGTGCTGACTGCCACTTATTTGATTAATAGATTACCTACTAAACTACTTCAAGGAAAATCTCCATATGAGATGTTATATCAAAAGAAACCAGTCTATTCTCATCTTAGAAATTTTGGATGCCTTTGTTTTCCAACTACTTTAAAGACTCATAAAGACAAATTTGAACCAAGGGCTGTGCCTCACATTTTCATTGGATATCCTTTTAATACAAAAGGGTACAAGGTTCTAAATTTGGCTACCAAGAGAATTCATGTGTCTAGAGATGTTCTTTTTTATGAAACTGTCCTTCCTTTTGTTATTGCTCCTACTGGTTCCAGCTTTAATTCTGTATTACATCTAGTTATTCATTATTCTGATAAGTTGCCTTGCATGTCTAGTAAAACAACTACTTCTATTAATGATGAAATGCTGAAATGCTGAATTGCCACACACTGGATGAAGTCACTTGTGATCAAGATTCTACATCTGAAAATACACCTATAACTGACTCTACAATATCCTCTATTGAACCAAATCTACCTGTTCTTACACCTACATCTCCTATAGAATCAAATGTACCTGTCCTTGATAATACATCCCTTACACCTAGAAGAACAACCAGATCTTGTCATCCTCCAAGGTACTTAAAAGACTACACATATTCATTACCTAAGCTACAATCCTCCTCACCTATAAATAATACTACTGAATCTCAGCAATCACTCACATCATTCACAAATCACCCTGATCATGTCTGTTTCTCCACACTTAGTTCTGAGATTCAGCAGTTGATTCAAAATGTTTCACATGATATTGAACCTACATCTTATGAAGAGGCAATCCTGAATCCAGCCTGGCAAACAGCAATGAAACAAGAATTTGATGCATTGTATGCTAATAACACTTGGGAACTAGTTAAGATGCCAAAGGAAAAAAATGCTATTGGATGTAAATGGGTGTATAAGATCAAGCATAAAGCAGATGGGAGCATAGAAAGGTACAAGGCTAGATTAGTGGTGAAGGGATACACTCAACAAGCTGGAATAGACTACAATGAAACTTTCTCGCCTGTGGTAAAAATGACTACAGTCCGAACACTCATTTCACTGGCAGTTAAGAAAGGTTGGAACTTGTATCAGTTGGATGTTAATAATGCCTTCCTACATGGTGATTTGAATGAAGAAGTGTATATGGCTTTACCCCCAGGACTAGTAGTGGACAGCAATGACATGGTTTGCAAATTAAAGAAGTCTTTATATGGTTTAAAACAAGTTAGTAGACAATGGTATGAAAAGCTGGCAACCAGCCTTTGTTCAAAAGGTTACATTCATTCAGAAAGTGATTACTCACTGTTTTACCAGAAAGATGGCAAATCTTTAGTGTTTGTGGctgtatatgttgatgacatcATCTTAACTGGCACTGATGTAAAGGAGATTGAATCCttgaagttcttcttgcatgACAAATTCAGAATAAAGGACTTAGGCAGATTACACTATTTTCTTGGATTAGAGATATTGTACAAACAGGATGGTGTTCTCATTTCACAAAGAAAGTTCACCCTTGATCTTTTGAAGGAATTTGATTCTATGCATTACAAGTCTACCACTTCACCTTTGGATCCTACTGAAAAACTGAGGCTCACAGAAGGTAAACTACTATCAGATCCTACTTACTACAAAAAACTAGTGGGAAAGCTTAATTTTCTTGCTAATACAAGAATGGATATAGCATATAGTGTCCAGCATCTTAGCCAATTCATGCAATCTCCTAGAGAGCCTCATCTAAAGGCAGCTTATCATGTGCTCAGGTATCTACAACATGATCCTACTTTGGGAGTCTTTATCAATAATAAGCCTGATGTCACTGTTAGTGCTTATTGTGATTCAGATTGGGCTTCTTGTCCTGATTCAAGGAAGTCTGTGAGTGGTTATTTGGTTCTCATGGGAGATAGCCCTATCAGCTGGAAATCTAAGAAGCAACCCACAGTGTCACTATCATCAGCAGAAGCAGAATACAGAGCTATAAGACAAGTGGTAGGAGAAGTAGTGTGGCTGGAAAGGTTACTTGGTGAACTCTCAATGACAGTGTCCTTACCAATACATGTGTTTTGTGACAGCCAAGCAGCAGTACACATTGCTAGGAATCCAGTATTTCATGAACGAACCAAGTACATAGAAGTTGATTGCCATTTCGTCAGGACAAAGCTACAAGAAGGACTGATTACACTCCAATACATTCCAATAGATTCTCAGCTAGCTGATGTTTTTACTAAGTCTTTAACTGGGGTCAAACATACTACTTTGATGAGCAAGTTGTCTGTAGGTAGATTACTTCCAACTTGAGGAGGGGTGATAAAACTTGCCTAGTTAGTTAATTAGCTTAAGTAGTTAGTTAGTTACTAATTAGCTAATTAGTTATAGTTGGTTGTAGTTAGTTAAAGTTAGTTAGAAGTCACATTTTCCACACTTTGTTAGTTTGTTAATTCTGTTAGATTGTTGATCATTGTTGTGTATATATACTTGCACATTACATTGGTTAATGCAAGCAAAACAATTCTAAAGGAACTTCTTCTCCTTcctccttttcttcttcttcgtttGTCACTGTTAATGGCTCAACCTCCATCAATGGAGGAATGAGATTTTCCCAGCCTATATGCTGGTTTTTGTCACTTGTGAAGCTAACTTTGATTATTCCTATAGCTATCACAAGCGTGAAAAGAacattttcatcaataaagtaCATAAAGAATGATTTGCCGTAATAGGATGGATGAAGATCTTTTGAATGGCTGTCTAGTTTGCTATATAGAGCCTAGTAGTATTTAAAATGTAAGTAATGATGTCATATTGACcgttttcaaaatatgaaaactcGTCGAGAATAATTACAAGTGAATAATGTATTTTActaatatattactatataaagATTGCTACTTGCCCGTCAACTTATTCTCACggtaaattttatataattgaattaattttctattttgaagATAATAATATCTCATGTTCTTGAGATTTTGGATACGCCTCTGACTACACTATCCtaatacaatttattatttcaattatcacaatttactaATTAAAAAGATTGTTGATATTAGTAGTCGTCTTTTTAAAACTACCACACAACACACCTACTCAACACAGATCAATGTCTATATTCCTATTGGAATTGATCTAAAGAGAATGCCacacacttaaaatatttaataaaatgcGACGACTAGgcatattcatattataatcaCATATTCTTACTTTGCTACTAGAAAGTTAGATCACATTTTCCCAACATTTTCTCAAATCTATTCATATCTTTTTTAGGCATGTAAAACAGATAATAGATAAAATCGACAATTAATTATGTAATCAATCAATTAATCGAGAATGTAAAGgaatatttgtaaattaataaTCCAAACTAAAGACATACATATTCCTCAAACAATAATATTCATATCTATTCCACAATTTCTctcaacacaaaataaaaaaaaattaatactaatcATTTTGCCTTCAATTAACATACTTGAAGATTGTGGTACACTCAAAATTTGGGTGCGCTTCTATACACTACTATAAAATAGTAGGATGCATCTTGTCTCATTGATTATCAttcattttccttttgattaatcaaattttaaagtataaaaatatCTAGTGAATTTTGCTAAAGTTCGATGAAGTACGTGGAGGTAAATAAAATCATATCGAAAATGCAAGCCGAgtcaaaattgagaaaaaaaaaatccgattaatggcttgatttgatttaatttggtattaaaaaaattgattatatccaaatttgtttgattttaatattaaatagtcAATCTGAGACCAAATAacatcatatataatttttaaaaattcttttatacataaaaatattttatttgggtTAATTTACCAATATTTATTGTACATTTTCGTTGTTTTTATcttcttgaatttttgaatggttcgataaaatttatattcaataaattttagtaagtctaataaaactcaaaaaatcaaatcaatattaatgttagcataaaaaaattaatttaacactaagaatgacaatgatgttgaatattattatttcttttagacaaataaaatatatttataactgCTATAAACATAtctgtattatagtgaatgtctaattacgTGGAGTCCTTTTAGATATGGTTAGGAATTCTTATTGAGGACTAAGTTAGTTTTTCcaagggttttccttcattgtaaattaaATTGGTGAAATATCTATGAAtcttgaatatacttcaagatgaataaaaaatattttctcttctccctactgtattcttcatcataatatatattatttcataacaataacgtaattttagttttttaaaattgtttagtcATGTAATTAATGCTTATTAGagttattttagcatgatttaatattttaaaaattgtggttatttttcattatgactttgtaatatttgtttcatgcaaattactttttattgaatattttagtacGGTCACTTATATCATCGtttgtgttattttctttaaattaatatcttatataattatattttgataagatttaaaaaatcataaattattagttaattacatatttatatgaatactttatcgaaaaacataaaattgataaacctgaatttaattagtttgatttatttatgattaaaaattcaatttaaaaacctcaaccaattcaatcTTATATACACCACTAAATATATGTAACGGGATCATGTTATAACTAGCCCGATTGAAAGGGTCACTTCTGAAGGAACCTTATTCAAATTTAAGTCGAGCTCCAATATGATTTTCGAATACCATGTttgagaggaaaaaaaaaaaagaagaaatggaAATCTTCCACATCCAACAAAAATTacattccatttattttaaacatttgTGGGTGTGGGGCTTTGGGTTGAACTAAAAATGTGTACCTCAAGTGCCCTTTCGAAAAAACCCAAACCACTTTCGATTGAGGTGAAATTTTTCTTCCTTATCTCGGAATATGGCGGATTTACTCAGAAATGGAGATGTTGCTGTAAAACTTGGAGCTTTTGAACAACAAGCTCTCATTCATGACTTCTCAACTTCTGCTTCTGCTCGATTCAACGCCACTCTCAATCGCCTGGTTGGTTGGTTCGTTAATTTTCACAGTTCATTTTCAACTTATTGTACTGtttcttgatttcttttgtGCTTACATGTTGAttagtttttgaaaaagaaaaaatgaaagagaagaaGGAAAGATTTGACCTTTACTGTAGGAGGCATTTTCACTATGTTCTTAGCCAGGTCCCCTGAATTTCCATTGTGTAATTGAAGTCCTACCATAGATTTTGCAAGTTTATCTGCTTGCTCATTAAATTTTATCAGATTTTGAAAATCTAATATACATCTTTATGAACCCCTAATAGAAGGCTGGCTCCGCCCCTGCCCTAAGGAGCGGAGTAGACTGCAACTGGATTACCAGTTTTGGTGTTGGGTTGGTTTTTGGTCCTAAAAAGCTCACATTTTTTTCGTGCTACCGTTAAGATGGTTATGGAAAGTTGGATTATTGGGCTCTAATAAGTGGCACACTTTTTGTTGAAAAACTATATTGTGCATATAGAAAATAAGTTTGTGTATATAGGTTAAAACAGCTTTTTAGAGATATATACTAAAGTTTTGAACACCATTAGCAAAATTTCTAGCTTCACCACTTGCTCCAATGCAGGTACCCTGGATGGgaaaccaaaaaatatataaattctgGAACTCTGTGTTTAATGAAAGAATATTTTCCATAATGATCTGATTTTTCTGTAACGATGTTGTGTAACTCATCCAGAGACTTTTACTTCTCAAAATTAAAAGGCTCTAATACAGAGACTTTTAGATTCAAGTCTATCATTTGAATCATCATGTTTTTGGCATTGCACTATAAATTAACGATACATTTTCTCAGATAGATCAGATTGGTGCAGTGAACGTGTTTGCTTGACctgataatttttaaattctttatgGTCATGACTTGATCTTAATTTTTCCGCAAGAATGTAACTGGTTATATCAATATCTTCTGATTAAAATTTGGGCGTTAGAAcgaatcatgtgaagatatcTAAATTCTTAATTACCTCAAATGCAGAGTAAGTGGCTGGTGGCTGCAGTTTTTGTTATAATCTTCCTTTGGAGGCATGACACAGAAGCACTTTGGGCAGCTTCTGGTTCTATTCTGAATGCTGGGCTGTCAACTGTATTGAAGAGAATACTTAACCATGAGCGACCTGTTTCTGCGATAAGATCAGACCCGGGAATGCCATCTACTCATGCACAGTCAATTTTCTATACAGTGATGTTCTGTATTGTCTCAAGTAATATTCTCAGTCAACCAGATGAAGAAAATATGCTTGGTTTAGATAACTATCCATCCTTGTGCATTTGCTTAAGAGTGAAAATTCATTAACCAAACTGGCCTTATCCTTTTGATATCGAAAGAGGCCTGCAAGCATTGCAGATAAACTTACAAAATAGGTTCATGAGGATTTTTGTTGTTACCTTGTCCCTCTATTTGTTGTAATTTTTCATTAGCTTGTTATTTTAGTCTCTTTCTTCTCTTACGATATGTTCCGTTTCTTCAATTGCTGTGAGTTTTTTCACCGGACTATTGCTTATTCTCTTCTAGACTTAGAACTTCCTACAAGGTTTTAAGCAATCAGTTAGATGATCTGTAAAACTACTCTCCTCTGATCATGGATATAATAGGATGTGAATTGCTTCTAGAGAGGCACTCATGCACCGTTATGGATTGTCATACCAAGGTCTTAGGGCAGCGGCTAGATGTAACTGAGAGTTGTTCAACCATCATGGACCTCTAGAAAAAATCTCTAGTAAATTCGATATTTTTCTTGCAATACTTAGCAGTATTCAAGTCCAAAGAGCTAAGCTATAACAAAGTGCTGTCAAATTTTGCTGTATCTGTTATCAATATATGTACATGCCCAAAGTTTTGTAGTAATAAACTGCTGTTGTAAAGAGTGTAGGAAATGCACTAGCCAAAGAAAAGTCATTTCGGCAGCTGACCTGAATGCTTGATATGGATAGAAAATATATGACAAAGAACAGTTTGGGTTAATGATTATGTGAGTAAAGTGCTAACATTTTTGGGTTGTCCGTAAATTTTAACCCAGCAGATTTTAATCCCTACTCAGGTCTAGAGAAGTGATATGTTATGCTGCATATGCACTCTCACTTTGCCGTATGTGATAGCTGTATGTGATTGTATTGCACATAGCTAAACTTTGTGGTCTCTTAATGACATTGAAAACGGTGCTTTAGCACGCCTATTGTGCCTATACAAGTAGCTCTCAAATTAATGTTGTCATGAGCTCCTATGGTAACTTGTGTGCTTGAATAACCTGTCTGCTACAAATACGCATCTGCACAAGTACTCTGGTTGGTAGATTCAATTGATTATGCGTCAAATTTACCTTATAGCCATGTGGTGTCTATTGATGAATAAATAACTAGAAAAGACAGGGAGTTTGTGTCTTGTTTGacattttaattttccttttctctcttcttgaaTTTTCATGTGCAGCTATTCCATCAAAAACTCTTCATACCAACGTCTAATAccatctttttcttttgttttgacACAGTGGTAGAATATTTCGGGTTAAATGGAGTCACTGCAGTCATTAGTGCACTTATCTTTGCAATTGGCTCCTACTTGGTAAGTAGACAGCTTTCAGAATAGCAGTTTGGTTTATTTCCCACCCCCACCCTCTAGGAGGATCAGTAGTGTTCCCACTTACTATCTAGTGTGACTCAAACCCTCAACCTCCTGGTTGATGAGGGACACTCAACCCCTTGGGCAAGCTTCACTTGTCAGCATTATGGTTTCTACCTTTATTTCAACTGGTTTTCTTCACAAGACCTTAGTTTAGTGACTATTGTAACCATACATTGATCAGCTTTTTCGTTGTGTTTTTGTGCAGTCATGGCTACGGGTTTCACAACAACTCCATACTACCAGTCAAGTAGCCGTAGGTGCTGCACTGGGATTCTCTTTCTCCGTTTTCTGGTTTTGGTTGTGGGATGCAATAGTCCTTGATGCATTTATATCCCACTTGTGGATTCAGATTCTTGTTGTTCTTGGCACGGTAGCCATTTGTGTTAGCTTTCTCCTATATGTTTTCCGATACTGGGTTCTTGAGAAAAACTAATTGTTTATAGTATAGTGAGAAAGTACTCAGGATTCTGGAAGTGTTTGATAACAATTCTAGAAGGGGTTATTGGCAGGAAATTACTCCCCAATGACTTTGTAAATGATTGATTTTGAACTTTTGACCTCGTTTGTTCCACAGGTAAACCTTCACGGCCAAAACTTAAGCCGATGGGACAAACACTGTcaaaagttaaatatcattTGTGTACATTGCTCAGCAAAGTTGAtatacctattttttttttcttttgatatttctGGGTTGCTGATTGACTCAAGAAATGCCACATATCGTCGTCATAAAAGAATATACTAGATTGATCTGGACATAtgttaaataagaaataatattgtaaaattgtagaaaatatagtttctattttcattaatcacTATAGAGTAGATTGACTTGTACAATATCTACCCATGTAGACTATTAACATGACAAGGTTAAACTTtatcaaacatttattattgaATGTGAAATAAGATTGTCTTTTTCTTAACTAAAGATTTCgatttcataatataaaactaaaattagtGGATACTAAGGtatgaacaaaaatataaatccaCCACATTATGACAAAAATGTTTTCCATATTTTTGAGGAACTAACGATTGCCAGTTGTTATTATTGAGTTCAAACAAGTATATAGCAACcttaaaaattctcaaaatctTGTATATTCTATTCGTCGTCCTGTTACATTTCTGCCTGTGGGGCTTTAAGTTTCAATTGGAGAAAAATTCCAACAATGTCTACTGCAACTGCTCTTGTTATTTCCCCCTATCTTCGTTTTCCAAAATTTTTCAATTCCAAATTGGATTTCCGTCGGAAGTTCgcttctttttctctctataCAAGACATAAATCATTTCCATTAACTATTGCTAGAGTTCGAGCCGCTGCAGAAGATGAGGTGATGGGTGTCAGtttagaaaaagaagaagcttTCGTTGATGGGTCCTCAAGTTCTGCTTCTGCTGGACTTAACGCCACTTTCAATAGCTTGGTTCGTTCAACTTCCTTGTACAGTtagtttctttatttgtttgtgCTCATCCTCCCTGCTTAGTAAATAAGTGAACCACAAGACCCTTCGGAGTAGTCTAGCGGTTTGGCATCGGAGgttctcaagttcgaaacccttGCAAACAAAGGAAGGGGTTTGGAGCATGGTTTACCCTACGTGCAGCCAAAGGGTAGCTGCTGCTgttcccttgtcataaaaaaaataataagtgaggtttttatcttttatgacTTTGGTATTCGAGTAACTTTGTCCGGTAAGGTTAGGATAGTTGAGAAGAATTActtaatgtttttgttttaacCTGAAACATCATGATTCCTAACGACTTCATTCACTACTAGGTCACGCCCTTGATTGCGGTTCTTTGCTCGAAGGACTCCTAAATTTTCATTCCTTGTTTTTGTGTCAGACTTGTATAAGCACCATTGAAGTTTTACAAATCCTTTGAAgctcataattttttgaattaaatgttTCTAATACAAGGCTAATTTGCTAAAGGATGCTGTTGATTAGACTTATAAAAGAGTTGAAGTGTGACTTAAGTAAATTGTCAACTTATTTGGCCTTTTCTGCTTATCACCGAAGTTCAAGCTGAAATTGCTAGTAGTAGGCTATGGCAATGCTAAGATTTGAGGCTATAATGGGCACATACCACAAATATACGGAAAGATATTATGAAGCATACTTGCTATGTGTTTCACTTTACTATCTTGGAGTTCTTCAATTCAAAAGACCTTTTAGTCTTAAGCATGTTAACCTCGGTTTGTCTTGTACCATCCTGGAGTCTATAATTTTAGATGACCTTCCAAACTAGCCTGATAGTCCTACATTTGCTGCCGTACTGTTGTTCATTTTATTGCTAACCCCTGATTCTTTAAGATGAGTTAGGTATTAAGTTCCACTTTTCCAGAACAAGTGAAATTGACAATCTTGGAATGTATTGATTGTTGCAAATAACAGGATATTAAGAATCTTCAATTTGTTTCTGTCTTCATCCTTGGAAGTGAACTGCAGCTGGTTTATCAGTTTTAGTGTTAGGTTGGCTTTTGGTTTTAGTAGCTCACCTTTCTTATGCTAATTTAATCTGGTAATTTTCAGGTCACCTTTGGTGCCATCTATATTCTCTTACCCTCTATTTTTGCTAAATGAAAGAATACCTTCCATAAAGACCTGAGTTTTATTTTCAATGATCTAATGCAACTTACCTGGAGACTCCTAAATTTACTATCGTTTGTATCATCATGCGTTTTGACATCACACTATAAATTAGGATACATTTCATCACCATGATCTGATTGTTGCTACTGACCTGCTTGCTTGACTGAAAAATTTTGGATTGCTTTTTGGTAACTTTACTTGATCTAATTTCTTTGCAAGAATGGAACTGGTTGTTTCCATCTCTCAAATTTCTGCTCAAAGTTTTGGCTTTGGAGAAAAATCTCGTAAAGATTTCTAATTTCTTAGTTACTATAATGCAGAGTAAGTGGCTGGTGGCTGCACTTTTTGGTATAATCTTTCTTTGGAGACATGATGCCGAAGCTCTTTGGGCTGCTTCTGGTTCCGTTCTGAATTCTGCGCTCTCAACTGTATTGAAGAGAATTCTAAACCAAGAGCGACCTGTTTCTACGATAAGATCGGATCCTGGAATGCCATCTTCTCATGCGCAGTCAATCTTTTATACAGTGACGTTCTGTATTGTCTCAAGTAATTTTCTTAGCTATTAATTGCCCAGATGGATAAAATAACCGATTTAGATATTCTTAATCCTTTAAACTCTAAATCTGTCAATATGCATTTACGTGAGAAGAGTTAAAAATGCCCTTGTCCCTTCGATTATGATCTAAAGAGGACATCATGCATTAAAGATAAAACTAttaaatgggttcatttggatTTTTGATGTTACCTTGTAAATtctttttagataaatttgttATCACCTTGTTCTGCATAATTTTTCCATCTTTGGTCTCCTAGGATGTGTTCCTTATCTTCCTTGGGTTTGCTGGGTTCTTTTTCAGCTCTCTATTCTGTATTCTCTATCAGAGCTTCCTATTAGACCTTAAGCAATCAATTTAGTTATTAACCCTGCATATTCTAATTCCTAACCTGGCATAAAAAGGTGGTATGTCTTGCTGAATTTGCACTCTTTCTACTGTTTGTGTGATAGTTCTAATGTGATTGTGTTGCACACACTTTAATTTTAGGAGATAATATTGTGCTTGTATGAGCAGCTCTTCTAATTAAAGTTATTGTTATGTCATATGATAACTTGTGTTCTTGAATAACCTCTCTGCTACAAGCGCCCGTCTTCACAAATTCTCTGACTGGCATGGATtcatattaaattgattttgcCTCATTTGATGCATAAGATTACCAGAAAGGACACACGTGGCGTGCTTCTTGTATGACTCTTCGAGTTtcctttttcttgtttattgAGTTTCCGTGTGCAGCTATGGCATTTAAAACTCTCCATATCCAACCTCTAATAAGTCTTCTCTTTTTGTTTGACACAGTGGTAGAATGTTTTGGGTTCAACGGCATCACTGCAGTAGTTAGCGCACTCATCTTTGCACTTGGCTCCTACTTTGTAAGTTACCACTGGTCACC harbors:
- the LOC104645976 gene encoding lipid phosphate phosphatase epsilon 2, chloroplastic-like — protein: MADLLRNGDVAVKLGAFEQQALIHDFSTSASARFNATLNRLSKWLVAAVFVIIFLWRHDTEALWAASGSILNAGLSTVLKRILNHERPVSAIRSDPGMPSTHAQSIFYTVMFCIVSMVEYFGLNGVTAVISALIFAIGSYLSWLRVSQQLHTTSQVAVGAALGFSFSVFWFWLWDAIVLDAFISHLWIQILVVLGTVAICVSFLLYVFRYWVLEKN
- the LOC101244637 gene encoding lipid phosphate phosphatase epsilon 2, chloroplastic isoform X1 translates to MSTATALVISPYLRFPKFFNSKLDFRRKFASFSLYTRHKSFPLTIARVRAAAEDEVMGVSLEKEEAFVDGSSSSASAGLNATFNSLSKWLVAALFGIIFLWRHDAEALWAASGSVLNSALSTVLKRILNQERPVSTIRSDPGMPSSHAQSIFYTVTFCIVSMVECFGFNGITAVVSALIFALGSYFSWLRVSQQFHTTSQVTVGAALGFSFSIFWFWLWDAIVLAAFISYLWVRIVVVLGSAAICASFLLYVIRYWVLEEINLYY
- the LOC101244637 gene encoding lipid phosphate phosphatase epsilon 2, chloroplastic isoform X3, whose product is MSTATALVISPYLRFPKFFNSKLDFRRKFASFSLYTRHKSFPLTIARVRAAAEDEVMGVSLEKEEAFVDGSSSSASAGLNATFNSLSKWLVAALFGIIFLWRHDAEALWAASGSVLNSALSTVLKRILNQERPVSTIRSDPGMPSSHAQSIFYTVTFCIVSMVECFGFNGITAVVSALIFALGSYFSWLRVSQQFHTTSQVTDTWGQNQFL
- the LOC101244637 gene encoding lipid phosphate phosphatase epsilon 2, chloroplastic isoform X2 produces the protein MSTATALVISPYLRFPKFFNSKLDFRRKFASFSLYTRHKSFPLTIARVRAAAEDEVMGVSLEKEEAFVDGSSSSASAGLNATFNSLSKWLVAALFGIIFLWRHDAEALWAASGSVLNSALSTVLKRILNQERPVSTIRSDPGMPSSHAQSIFYTVTFCIVSMVECFGFNGITAVVSALIFALGSYFSWLRVSQQFHTTSQVTDTWGQNQVQFVLDILYPSEFICI